One window from the genome of Crassostrea angulata isolate pt1a10 chromosome 2, ASM2561291v2, whole genome shotgun sequence encodes:
- the LOC128174567 gene encoding uncharacterized protein LOC128174567: protein MSLRSEPIRRSTRMRTLTTPAQETYEARVDTFQRRLNSIKSEWGECFEEIERSSRDIKTLKSIDDLLVKGFETYQKTSNAFCDFLRTVRTEQSANELASHLLIKETLLGKINVGRSKIEYLISEGSFKSLTQRSLSSGYSKSSSRSIGSILLRKEAKLEAQRTMLKHLDEELVLEAQLKRLKAQREMKMVESELSVLKEDPRLQELAPSLSSESKTEEYLKLLPRYEQDRKQHENAIETSQSNCFSDCRQKEDAVVSTPKQSSTSPPIATAYVQEETPQLHTLRPFDDTPKTQLNPEVQPFTPRQTEVTQQSQMIMIDTFTKHLVKKDLIMSRLSKFDDDPIMYVSWKKGFVNIMEELGASETERLELLCEKLGPESSRQARTIRACNADSPSIAIKKIWERLERRFGAAEQIENYILKKIKEFPEISSDHFHLLYDLADLASEIASLKAQPQFEVLFSYFDSKKGVNELVEKLPWNLKDKWTSEATKQKQSMGVAYPPFLVFVKFLENMAEMKNDPAFQYEKKGGKKQQTFSTQQPKQFSRNAVNRTLPLTRVAARKTETITTLEVTDMCPLHKNSSHSLNDCMSFRQKPIGDRKKMILTNGICFKCCSGKKHRAKNCKADVKCSVCQTSLHPTALHEEPSEAQDSGRYAVKNREGNPYEGENRPIVSSACTKVHGASKSCAKIVPVRISTISNPRKSMLVYAIIDDQSNRSLATSSIFDYFQDDGGDVSYTLVSCSGTVSATGRFGAGYTVESVDGTCQLEFPELIECNDLPSNREEIPSREVALQYSHLNCIASEVPPLFEAANIELLIGRDLISAHIVHEQIVGEKDEPFAQRLALGWVIVGQICLGGAHRPEVRTFKTFALKNGRPSTFEPCNSELLVNDNLFQKTEHDEKIGFSIEDREFLKLMNTSFERDDSGHWVAPLPFKQNRLRLPDNKTQALQRARAFDNNLRHNSRKYEHVKEFMIKLFNRGHAEKAPTLEDGIERWYLPMFGVYHPKKPESIRVVFDSSAHFEGVSLNGSLMKGPDLSNSLQGVLMRFRLDQYAVIADVEQMFHNFRVREDHRDYLRSLWHPNHDLDAPLEEFRMTVHVFGNSPSPSVATFGLRQSVSTADPEVQHFVSCNFYVDDGLMSFSDIPQAVDLIKRTQEALYEGGRLRLHKIASNSVEVLQHFEAEDLSKDLHGLDIMQDNLPEHRSLGIAWNIEDDTFIFRVSKDPKPFTRRGVLSVINSLFDPIGFTAPVTVVGKMLLREAMTTKCDWDDILPVSFQTDWESWVDSLHALDRIHIPRMYCPLSVGKALHLEVHIFSDASKEAVAAVAYLKAFHQKHSEVGFLLGKAKVAPSHGHTIPRLELCASVLAVEMAETIREELQIPKDNFTFYTDSQVVLGYISNDAKRFHVYVSNRVSRIRSFCEPGRWRYIMSEQNPADVASRGCSTRELPQSTWLSGPDFLRDDTQLGDQPQTYDLVNPDMDEEVRKQVTCKKTFIASQGSESSQPGDLSTWCERFKKFSTWMSLVRAIVCLKRFVARTRCKKSNPVALKEDAERFIITQAQNDRYPSEIHAIKSGKHPPLNSHLISLNPVLDKNGILRVGGRTKHMKATHLTTQPIIIPKDHHIATLLVRHYHAEIHHQGRHMTEGAVRGAGFWIVGFRRLVNSLIRSCIMCKKLRGNLGWTKMADLPLDRIEPGPPFSFVGVDAFGPWPVVVKKTTRGVRTTSKYWAILVTCLVSRAIHIELVGDMSSEAFINALRRFMAIRGPVRQFRSDRGTNFIGAMKELGISASFDESGVVQDYMTKVGSTWIFNPPYAHHFGGAWERLIGSCRRILDALLLENRPKDLTFDVLSTFMSEVSAIMNTRPLLPISSDPEAPSVLSPSMILTQKECDLTSSMNITGFGPKDAMKSQWKLVQKLADDFWRRWQLEYIHCLQTRRKWQLPGATFKVGDVVLVKDDNSHRNTWPVGIIKEVFPSKDDIIRKVMVTVVRDDVRNSYVRPITELIHLLNCE, encoded by the coding sequence ATGAGTCTGCGGTCGGAACCAATCAGGAGAAGCACGCGTATGAGGACCCTGACAACACCAGCTCAGGAAACTTACGAAGCTCGAGTGGACACCTTTCAACGAAGGCTAAACAGTATTAAGAGTGAGTGGGGGGAGTGTTTTGAAGAAATAGAGAGATCAAGCAGGGATATTAAAACTCTGAAATCTATTGACGATCTTCTTGTGAAAGGCTTCGAAACGTATCAAAAAACATCCAATGCATTTTGTGATTTCTTGAGAACTGTACGCACAGAACAGAGCGCTAATGAACTTGCGTCTCATCTCCTAATTAAAGAGACTTTGTTAGGAAAAATCAACGTAGGAAGaagcaaaattgaatatttGATTTCAGAGGGATCATTCAAATCGCTGACTCAGCGATCACTTTCATCTGGCTACAGTAAATCTTCAAGCCGATCGATAGGATCTATACTGTTAAGGAAAGAAGCAAAACTAGAAGCCCAGCGCACAATGTTGAAACATTTAGATGAGGAACTAGTGCTCGAGGCTCAACTAAAACGTCTGAAGGCCCAGCGAGAAATGAAGATGGTAGAGAGCGAGCTCAGTGTTCTTAAAGAGGACCCACGTTTACAAGAGCTTGCGCCGAGTCTCTCGAGTGAGTCAAAAACTGAAGAATACTTGAAGCTTCTCCCAAGGTACGAGCAGGATCGCAAGCAGCATGAAAATGCCATAGAGACATCCCAGTCCAACTGCTTTAGTGATTGCAGACAAAAGGAGGATGCAGTTGTATCAACACCGAAACAGTCTTCCACTTCCCCTCCTATAGCAACTGCTTATGTCCAAGAAGAGACACCACAATTACACACACTGAGGCCGTTCGACGACACACCTAAGACTCAGCTGAACCCCGAAGTACAACCCTTCACTCCGAGACAGACGGAAGTAACTCAGCAGAGTCAGATGATCATGATAGACACATTTACTAAGCATTTAGTAAAAAAGGACCTCATCATGTCAAGGCTGTCAAAATTTGACGACGATCCGATAATGTACGTCTCATGGAAAAAGGGATTTGTTAACATTATGGAAGAACTCGGAGCTTCGGAAACAGAAAGACTAGAATTATTATGTGAAAAACTCGGACCTGAGTCTTCAAGACAAGCTAGAACTATAAGAGCCTGCAATGCAGACAGTCCAAGCATCGCAATTAAGAAAATCTGGGAGAGGCTGGAGAGACGCTTTGGAGCGGCGGAACAGATCGAGAACTACATCctgaagaaaattaaagaattcCCAGAGATTTCGTCGGATCACTTTCATCTGCTCTACGACCTGGCAGACCTAGCATCCGAGATTGCATCATTAAAGGCACAACCTCAGTTTGAAGTCTTATTCAGCTACTTTGACTCAAAGAAAGGTGTTAACGAACTTGTGGAAAAACTTCCATGGAATCTGAAGGACAAGTGGACTTCAGAAGCAACAAAACAGAAGCAAAGTATGGGAGTGGCATATCCACCCTTTTTAGTCTTCGTTAAGTTTCTGGAAAACATGGCAGAAATGAAGAATGACCCTGCATTCCAGTATGAGAAGAAAGGGGGCAAGAAACAACAAACTTTTTCGACTCAGCAACCGAAACAGTTTAGTAGGAATGCAGTGAACAGGACTTTACCATTAACCAGAGTAGCTGCTAGAAAGACCGAGACAATCACAACTTTGGAAGTGACGGACATGTGTCCACTACACAAGAACAGTTCACATTCCCTTAACGACTGTATGTCCTTCCGCCAAAAGCCAATAGGAGATCGTAAGAAAATGATCCTAACTAATGGAATATGTTTTAAGTGTTGCAGTGGCAAGAAACATAGGGCTAAGAACTGTAAAGCAGATGTGAAATGCAGTGTGTGTCAAACATCATTACATCCGACGGCTCTTCATGAAGAACCATCCGAGGCACAAGATTCTGGACGATATGCGGTGAAGAACAGAGAGGGGAACCCTTATGAAGGGGAGAACAGACCCATTGTCTCTTCAGCCTGTACAAAGGTACATGGAGCAAGTAAATCTTGTGCAAAGATAGTACCTGTTCGAATAAGTACTATTTCCAATCCACGGAAGTCGATGCTGGTTTATGCGATTATCGACGACCAGAGCAATCGGTCACTGGCTACCTCATCGATCTTTGACTACTTCCAGGATGATGGCGGTGATGTCTCTTACACATTAGTTTCCTGCTCTGGAACAGTTTCAGCAACTGGAAGATTCGGTGCTGGTTACACAGTGGAGTCTGTAGATGGTACATGTCAGTTAGAGTTCCCAGAACTGATAGAGTGTAATGACTTACCTAGTAATAGGGAGGAGATCCCTTCACGAGAGGTCGCCTTGCAGTACTCCCATTTGAATTGTATCGCATCTGAAGTTCCCCCGCTTTTTGAAGCAGCAAATATAGAACTTTTAATAGGGAGAGATCTTATCAGTGCACACATAGTTCACGAGCAGATAGTCGGAGAGAAAGATGAACCCTTCGCACAGAGACTTGCTTTAGGATGGGTCATTGTCGGTCAAATTTGTCTTGGTGGAGCCCACCGACCCGAAGTCAGGACCTTCAAAACATTCGCATTGAAGAATGGCAGACCCTCAACCTTTGAACCCTGCAACAGTGAGTTGTTGGTCAACGACAACCTGTTCCAGAAGACCGAACATGATGAGAAGATAGGATTCTCGATAGAAGACAGAGAATTCCTGAAATTGATGAACACATCATTCGAGAGAGATGACAGTGGCCATTGGGTGGCTCCCCTTCCATTTAAGCAGAACCGACTACGTCTACCAGACAACAAGACCCAAGCACTACAGCGTGCAAGAGCGTTTGACAATAACCTCCGTCACAACTCTAGAAAGTACGAGCATGTCAAGGAGTTCATGATAAAATTGTTCAATAGAGGACATGCAGAGAAGGCACCTACGCTCGAAGATGGAATAGAGAGATGGTATCTACCAATGTTTGGTGTGTATCACCCTAAAAAACCAGAATCCATTAGAGTGGTATTTGACTCATCCGCTCATTTTGAAGGGGTGTCCTTGAATGGTTCACTGATGAAAGGGCCAGATCTGTCTAACAGCTTGCAAGGAGTACTTATGAGATTCCGGTTAGATCAATATGCAGTGATAGCGGATGTGGAGCAGATGTTCCATAATTTCCGAGTGAGAGAAGACCACCGAGACTACCTTCGTTCTTTGTGGCATCCTAACCATGACTTAGACGCTCCACTGGAGGAATTTAGGatgacagtacatgtatttgggaACAGCCCTAGTCCTTCAGTTGCTACGTTTGGATTGAGACAATCTGTCTCGACTGCAGACCCGGAAGTTCAACATTTCGTATCCTGTAACTTTTATGTTGACGACGGGCTGATGAGCTTCAGTGATATACCTCAAGCGGTGGACCTTATCAAGCGTACACAAGAGGCTCTCTATGAAGGAGGACGCTTACGTCTACACAAAATCGCATCAAACTCTGTCGAAGTTTTGCAACATTTTGAAGCAGAAGATCTCAGCAAAGACCTACATGGGCTTGATATTATGCAAGACAACTTACCAGAGCATAGAAGCCTGGGAATTGCATGGAACATTGAAGACGACACGTTTATCTTTAGGGTGAGCAAAGATCCCAAGCCCTTCACACGACGAGGTGTCTTATCAGTCATAAACAGTCTCTTTGATCCCATTGGATTTACAGCCCCAGTGACAGTGGTAGGGAAGATGCTTTTAAGGGAGGCAATGACCACGAAGTGCGACTGGGACGACATACTCCCGGTCAGTTTTCAGACAGACTGGGAAAGTTGGGTAGACTCACTTCATGCTCTAGATAGGATTCATATACCCCGCATGTATTGCCCACTTTCTGTAGGAAAGGCGTTACACCTAGAAGTTCACATATTTTCCGATGCATCTAAAGAAGCAGTGGCTGCTGTAGCATACTTGAAAGCTTTCCACCAAAAACACTCCGAGGTAGGATTTCTTCTCGGCAAAGCAAAGGTTGCCCCTTCGCATGGGCACACCATCCCAAGACTTGAACTATGTGCTTCAGTCTTAGCTGTAGAGATGGCTGAGACTATCCGAGAAGAACTACAAATTCCTAAGGACAACTTCACCTTTTACACAGACAGCCAAGTCGTCTTGGGATACATCTCTAACGATGCTAAAAGGTTCCATGTGTATGTGTCTAACAGGGTGAGCAGAATTCGTTCATTTTGTGAACCAGGACGCTGGAGATACATCATGTCCGAACAGAATCCTGCTGATGTTGCGAGCCGGGGTTGCAGCACACGGGAGTTGCCTCAAAGCACTTGGCTTTCGGGACCGGATTTCTTGAGGGATGACACGCAACTTGGAGATCAACCACAAACCTATGACCTTGTTAATCCAGACATGGACGAAGAAGTTCGCAAACAGGTGACTTGTAAGAAAACCTTTATTGCATCTCAGGGATCTGAATCGTCACAGCCGGGAGACTTGTCTACATGGTGTGAGCGGTTTAAGAAATTCTCAACATGGATGAGTTTAGTCCGTGCCATTGTGTGCCTCAAACGATTTGTGGCTAGAACCCGCTGTAAAAAATCAAATCCAGTAGCTCTGAAAGAAGATGCTGAACGATTTATCATTACACAGGCTCAAAACGACAGATATCCGTCAGAGATTCATGCAATCAAAAGCGGAAAACATCCACCACTTAACAGTCACTTAATCTCCCTCAATCCAGTACTAGACAAAAATGGGATCCTGCGAGTAGGAGGTCGAACTAAACACATGAAGGCTACTCACCTGACCACTCAACCTATCATTATCCCTAAGGATCACCATATTGCCACATTGTTAGTACGTCACTACCATGCAGAAATTCATCACCAGGGTAGACACATGACAGAAGGAGCAGTCAGAGGCGCAGGTTTCTGGATTGTTGGATTCCGTCGGCTCGTGAACTCTCTGATTAGATCATGCATTATGTGCAAAAAACTGCGTGGGAATCTAGGATGGACAAAGATGGCGGACCTACCGTTGGACAGAATTGAGCCTGGACCTCCTTTCAGCTTTGTTGGAGTCGACGCATTCGGACCTTGGCCAGTTGTTGTAAAGAAGACTACTAGAGGTGTCAGGACTACATCCAAGTATTGGGCCATTCTTGTCACCTGTCTTGTGTCGAGAGCCATACACATAGAGCTTGTGGGAGATATGAGTAGTGAAGCTTTTATCAATGCCCTGAGAAGATTCATGGCCATTCGTGGCCCCGTGCGCCAGTTTCGTTCAGATAGGGGCACAAACTTCATTGGGGCGATGAAGGAGTTAGGGATAAGTGCGTCATTCGATGAAAGTGGAGTAGTGCAAGATTACATGACAAAGGTTGGATCTACATGGATCTTTAATCCACCATATGCACATCACTTTGGGGGCGCCTGGGAACGTCTTATAGGATCCTGCCGTCGTATTTTGGATGCCCTGCTGTTGGAGAACAGACCTAAAGACTTAACCTTTGATGTTCTTAGCACCTTTATGAGTGAAGTTAGCGCCATTATGAATACTCGTCCACTGTTGCCTATCTCTAGCGATCCAGAAGCTCCATCGGTTCTCTCCCCATCCATGATCCTGACGCAGAAAGAATGCGACCTTACCTCATCAATGAACATAACAGGATTTGGACCTAAAGATGCTATGAAAAGTCAGTGGAAATTGGTTCAAAAATTGGCTGATGACTTCTGGCGTAGATGGCAACTCGAATACATCCACTGCCTGCAAACTCGCAGAAAATGGCAACTGCCAGGAGCGACCTTTAAGGTTGGTGACGTAGTTTTAGTCAAGGACGACAATTCTCATCGTAACACTTGGCCCGTTGGTATTATTAAGGAAGTGTTCCCAAGCAAAGATGACATCATTCGGAAAGTCATGGTCACCGTTGTCCGTGATGATGTTCGAAACTCATATGTGAGACCTATTACAGAACTTATCCACTTACTTAACTGTGAATGA